One window from the genome of Hydra vulgaris chromosome 02, alternate assembly HydraT2T_AEP encodes:
- the LOC136076617 gene encoding uncharacterized protein LOC136076617, protein MFNYFVCCSSDASIMLSGSTFFDVKHLTKDELFGCLFFNCNDPLLDALTQECLEVICCSCSVMIQSQLRDQLPGGKYHNPDVGVLEETQKCSRTNIVSERDFASYDRRLKMKPNMTTVAAAGIIMFNNNKTADWIYGKSQEELARLVLLARSNRKGYIRKYREKKANILQYKIDEINKRNLEKEIKEQKASEEKEFLTTEIGKNGGLILCKEDLEHILGTENEIVMKLQRQIKFRKKVLQQKKWLQLGEKVEGENYKKFGIEALKTNLLSIFKFLKDAPEQRANTIKCSVIRQNNERQEMLLTLKKKVRLEGDTRLLMETRKIIRAGTSKGGVPKFLGKRINHKMVDEGGKDVWYSGLVVSVLDDNEFDDECEFEILYDGFEDKYDIELVKEWMMKCVVIEGKADGYVEGEIRKKQKCC, encoded by the coding sequence atgtttaattattttgtttgttgttcTTCTGATGCATCAATAATGTTAAGTGGTTCTACATTTTTTGATGTCAAACATCTCACTAAGGATGAATTGtttggttgtttgttttttaactgtaaTGATCCACTTTTGGATGCCTTAACACAAGAATGTCTTGAAGTTATATGTTGTTCGTGTTCAGTTATGATCCAGAGTCAGTTAAGAGACCAATTGCCTGGAGGGAAATATCACAATCCAGATGTTGGTGTTCTTGAGGAAACTCAAAAATGTTCGCGTACTAACATTGTGTCTGAACGTGACTTTGCTTCTTATGACCGCAGGTTAAAAATGAAACCTAACATGACAACAGTAGCTGCAGCTGGTATCATCATgtttaacaataacaaaacaGCTGATTGGATATACGGGAAATCCCAGGAAGAATTAGCAAGGCTAGTTTTACTAGCAAGGAGTAATAGAAAAGGATATATCAGAAAGTAcagagaaaaaaaagcaaatatattgCAGTACAAAATCGATGAGATAAACAAGCGCAACTTAGAAAAGGAAATAAAGGAACAAAAGGCAAGCgaagaaaaagagtttttgacAACAGAAATTGGGAAGAATGGTGGTTTAATTTTGTGTAAAGAGGATTTGGAGCATATCTTAGGTACTGAAAATGAAATTGTAATGAAGTTGCAAAGACAAattaaatttcgaaaaaaagtaCTACAGCAAAAAAAGTGGCTACAGTTAGGAGAAAAGGTAGAAggtgaaaattacaaaaaatttggtATAGAGGCGTTAAAAACAAACCTGCtatcaatttttaagtttttaaaagatgctCCAGAACAACGAGcaaatacaataaaatgttCAGTCATCAGACAGAATAATGAAAGACAAGAAatgttgttaacattaaaaaaaaaggtcagaTTAGAGGGTGACACTAGATTATTAATGGaaactagaaaaataataagAGCAGGCACATCAAAGGGAGGGGTTCCAAAGTTTTTAGGAAAAAGAATTAATCATAAAATGGTAGATGAAGGTGGAAAGGATGTATGGTATTCAGGGCTCGTAGTAAGTGTTTTAGATGACAATGAATTTGATGATGAATGCGAGTTTGAGATACTATATGACGGATTTGAGGATAAATACGATATTGAGTTAGTCAAAGAGTGGATGATGAAATGTGTTGTGATAGAGGGAAAGGCTGATGGTTATGTGGAGGGCGAAAttcgaaaaaaacaaaaatgttgttaa